Proteins from one Dermacentor variabilis isolate Ectoservices chromosome 1, ASM5094787v1, whole genome shotgun sequence genomic window:
- the SWIP gene encoding strumpellin and WASH-interacting protein, with protein MAGERWDKDIDEGVVRIVGQLQLRKYGKFMEDLTTEFKIIEQSLDEGITEAWDVDSDLIELQWVPYENTTLLELISTDNKVLNKVMTVLAALCAEMKQLCREAKSRFHDALLFYGEGSLSSNNVPDGESQVAVGRMIGLMQDLSCHVSRCYLVAKNVIQQMSALYDRSKTSCVIDVTDVHFQTVFEHLGEMLTSLVTLDEVVQAQGGLREHWTLYRRMLKSVHNNCAKFSVVPEDMKALDKLMGELEYKLLQGRIFMGCVEQGFDDNTLCVAKNGAFAEEFALNIRNWFAQVDAKLGETNELDKRKQLIGIYALYVLYYYIYRNIDKKFFKVLWDVYKKVPAVHILGNILWFPDQFLLLQMPQVMRSLDKKAQDAVKTQRLGYLQQKSAVLSRDVQALHVQVSSWLVRMESVFQKDTDKLLEDLNRRSSLLLQGIYLTWYISYQVKTLMNLHVALNKPMTKSSVLQLCKMIEMMKAIESMFHRQTMKICDSVTHIVQHLTYVALFAVSNAKKRLISDKKYSERRLDVLSALVLVEKCLSGPATKERRLIIHLAIAVGVQMKCFKDEEIASFYSVMRKLDLIGELHEKLQQGADGSFLYWHRVVFPIFLDDVYESAVDGHRIHYLVAALKDTGRAIKTTKHDSNPQAILDNFREEIYGQFKEHILDKLCKDVETDLRLQTHCHLQLDDRNPFRVGLKDYAQILHMRPIRLFGQVINVKAYVEHYLDKTFYNLTTVALHDWKTYGEMRSMARQKYGLTTVEDHLPSQTLEQGLDVLEIMRNIHIFVSRYYYNLNNQIFVERTSNNKHLNTINIRHIANSIRTHGIGIMNTTVNFTYQFLRKKFYIFSQFLYDEHIKSRLIKDLRYFRELRSQSDPKYPFDRAEKFNRGIRKLGLTLDGESFLDQFRTLVSQVGNAMGYVRMIRSGGLHCCSNAIQFVPDLEYVANFEELSREALLGDDCTEAARRLDAVVASLAKNFSEGSEYFRLLVDVFSPTFRDPSNMHLRNFFVILPPLTLNYVEHAVSCKERMSRKNKVGAAFTDDGFSMGVAYILKLLDQYQDFDSLHWFQSVSEKFQKDTAQVREQKKEAAGKEDEKLQQAMSLTGKRLDTYRHEFDLLNYSLSSARIFFRADLTAEEEKQENTDDGTMACE; from the coding sequence ATGGCTGGAGAGCGATGGGACAAGGATATCGACGAGGGAGTCGTTCGAATAGTAGGGCAGCTGCAACTGCGTAAATATGGCAAGTTTATGGAAGACCTAACCACTGAATTCAAAATTATCGAACAGTCGTTAGACGAGGGCATTACGGAAGCATGGGATGTAGACTCCGACCTGATTGAGCTGCAGTGGGTGCCTTACGAGAACACTACTCTCCTGGAGCTTATTTCTACGGACAACAAAGTCCTCAATAAAGTAATGACTGTTCTCGCAGCGTTGTGCGCCGAGATGAAGCAGCTTTGTCGTGAAGCGAAGTCGAGATTTCATGATGCTCTCCTCTTTTACGGAGAAGGAAGTCTGTCCAGTAACAATGTGCCTGACGGCGAGTCGCAAGTCGCTGTAGGCAGAATGATCGGTCTGATGCAAGACCTGTCTTGTCACGTGAGCCGGTGCTACTTAGTTGCAAAAAATGTCATTCAGCAAATGTCTGCACTCTATGACAGGAGCAAGACATCCTGCGTTATCGATGTGACGGACGTCCATTTCCAGACAGTCTTTGAGCACTTGGGCGAAATGCTGACGTCACTTGTGACCCTGGACGAGGTTGTGCAAGCACAAGGGGGCCTCCGTGAGCACTGGACGCTTTACAGAAGAATGCTCAAATCAGTACATAACAACTGTGCGAAGTTTAGTGTAGTACCAGAAGACATGAAAGCACTGGACAAATTGATGGGTGAATTGGAGTACAAGCTCTTGCAAGGTCGCATTTTCATGGGCTGTGTAGAGCAAGGCTTTGATGACAACACACTTTGCGTGGCCAAGAATGGTGCTTTTGCTGAGGAGTTTGCACTCAACATACGTAATTGGTTTGCACAAGTCGATGCCAAACTTGGTGAAACAAATGAGTTGGATAAACGCAAGCAGCTTATTGGGATATATGCCCTTTATGTTCTTTACTACTACATCTACAGAAACATAGACAAGAAATTTTTCAAAGTTTTGTGGGATGTTTACAAGAAGGTGCCAGCAGTGCATATTTTGGGCAACATTCTATGGTTTCCAGACCAGTTCTTGTTGCTACAAATGCCTCAGGTCATGCGCTCCTTGGACAAAAAAGCACAAGATGCTGTGAAAACACAGCGGCTTGGCTACCTTCAGCAGAAGTCTGCAGTGCTCTCAAGAGATGTTCAGGCACTCCACGTACAGGTTTCTTCTTGGCTTGTCCGCATGGAGTCTGTTTTCCAGAAAGATACAGACAAACTGCTAGAGGATTTGAATCGTCGTAGTTCTCTGCTACTTCAAGGCATCTACTTGACATGGTACATCTCTTATCAGGTAAAAACTTTAATGAACTTACATGTAGCATTGAACAAGCCAATGACAAAGTCATCTGTTTTGCAACTTTGCAAGATGATCGAGATGATGAAAGCCATTGAAAGCATGTTCCATCGGCAAACAATGAAAATCTGTGATTCCGTCACTCACATTGTGCAGCATTTGACCTATGTGGCCTTATTTGCTGTTAGTAATGCCAAGAAGAGGCTCATTTCTGACAAGAAATACAGTGAACGCAGGCTAGATGTTCTCTCTGCACTTGTGCTGGTTGAGAAGTGCTTGAGCGGCCCAGCTACAAAGGAAAGACGACTGATCATCCATCTTGCCATTGCTGTTGGCGTGCAGATGAAATGTTTTAAAGATGAAGAAATTGCCTCCTTCTATTCTGTGATGCGAAAGCTCGACTTGATTGGTGAACTACATGAGAAACTTCAACAAGGTGCTGATGGGAGCTTTTTGTATTGGCACAGAGTGGTATTCCCTATCTTTTTGGATGATGTATATGAGAGTGCTGTGGATGGTCATCGCATTCACTACCTTGTTGCTGCACTGAAGGACACTGGTAGAGCAATTAAAACTACCAAGCACGATTCCAATCCACAGGCTATCCTTGACAACTTCAGAGAAGAAATATACGGGCAATTCAAGGAGCACATTTTGGACAAACTCTGCAAGGATGTAGAAACAGATTTACGTTTGCAGACTCATTGCCACCTTCAACTTGATGACCGAAACCCATTCCGTGTGGGTCTCAAGGACTATGCCCAGATTCTGCACATGCGACCCATAAGGCTGTTTGGCCAAGTCATCAATGTCAAGGCATATGTGGAGCACTACCTTGACAAAACCTTTTACAACCTGACAACAGTGGCACTTCACGACTGGAAGACTTATGGTGAAATGCGCAGCATGGCACGACAGAAATATGGATTGACTACAGTTGAAGACCACCTTCCGAGCCAAACTTTAGAACAAGGTCTGGATGTGCTTGAGATAATGCGCAACATCCACATTTTTGTCTCTCGCTACTACTACAACTTGAACAACCAGATTTTTGTGGAACGCACTAGCAACAATAAACATCTGAATACAATCAACATTCGGCATATTGCCAATTCCATTCGTACACATGGCATAGGCATCATGAACACAACAGTCAATTTTACATACCAGTTTCTGCGAAAGAAGTTCTACATCTTTTCCCAGTTTTTGTATGATGAACACATCAAGTCTCGACTCATCAAAGACCTAAGGTACTTTAGAGAGCTCCGGAGCCAGAGCGATCCAAAGTATCCATTTGACCGTGCAGAGAAGTTCAACCGTGGCATCCGCAAATTGGGCCTGACACTTGATGGTGAAAGCTTTCTGGACCAGTTTCGCACTCTTGTAAGCCAGGTGGGCAATGCAATGGGATATGTGCGCATGATCCGGTCAGGTGGgctgcactgctgcagcaacgCCATCCAATTTGTGCCTGACCTGGAATATGTGGCTAATTTTGAAGAGCTGTCTCGGGAAGCACTGCTGGGGGATGATTGCACAGAAGCAGCTCGTAGGCTGGACGCTGTAGTGGCAAGCCTAGCCAAGAATTTCTCTGAGGGCAGCGAGTACTTTCGCCTTCTGGTTGATGTCTTCTCTCCTACTTTCCGAGATCCCAGCAACATGCACCTGAGAAACTTTTTTGTTATTCTCCCACCGCTGACCCTCAACTATGTTGAGCATGCAGTTTCCTGCAAGGAGCGAATGAGTCGCAAAAACAAAGTCGGGGCAGCTTTCACTGACGATGGCTTTTCCATGGGTGTGGCATATATCTTGAAACTGCTGGACCAGTACCAAGACTTTGACTCACTGCACTGGTTTCAATCAGTGTCTGAAAAGTTCCAGAAAGACACTGCTCAAGTCAGGGAGCAGAAGAAAGAAGCAGCTGGCAAAGAAGATGAAAAGTTGCAGCAAGCAATGTCACTAACAGGAAAGCGCCTGGATACTTACCGGCACGAGTTTGACCTTCTCAACTATTCCTTGAGTAGTGCACGCATTTTCTTCCGTGCAGACTTGACTGCAGAAGAGGAGAAACAAGAAAATACTGATGATGGCACAATGGCTTGTGAATAG